The Lachnospiraceae bacterium genome window below encodes:
- a CDS encoding sugar phosphate isomerase/epimerase, giving the protein MKLSIITDEITQDLSAAIRFAKAYHLQGVELRTVDNQPLEAFSEQRLKQMHAKLRQADLEVSNIAGSFYKCTYEQREAELDKLKRLMEAAHILGCSTIRGFAFFQEAHLCAEQIKEAFEVPVKLLEKEGMRLLLEADPSVFTTNHRQLRELLDFLHSPQLGAIYDPGNDIYDPQGECPYPQGWEAVAPYVAHIHIKDAVMGPEGPQCVRIGSGLVDYAGICQALTRCGYAGYLSLETHYRKGQAISEELMRLPGGNEFSEGGLEAAAESMEALQHLLAVHKIEVK; this is encoded by the coding sequence ATGAAATTATCTATTATTACAGATGAGATTACGCAGGATCTCAGCGCTGCCATTCGGTTTGCAAAGGCATATCATTTGCAAGGGGTGGAGCTAAGAACGGTGGATAATCAGCCGCTGGAGGCTTTCAGCGAGCAGCGGCTGAAACAGATGCATGCGAAGCTTAGGCAAGCAGATTTAGAGGTTTCTAATATTGCCGGTTCTTTTTATAAATGCACTTATGAGCAGAGGGAAGCGGAGCTGGATAAGCTGAAACGGCTGATGGAAGCTGCGCATATCTTAGGATGCTCGACGATTCGTGGTTTTGCGTTTTTTCAGGAAGCTCATCTATGCGCAGAGCAAATTAAAGAGGCCTTTGAAGTGCCGGTGAAGCTGCTGGAAAAAGAAGGCATGAGGCTACTTTTAGAGGCAGACCCCAGCGTATTTACGACGAATCATAGGCAGCTGAGAGAGCTGCTTGACTTCCTTCATTCTCCGCAGCTGGGGGCAATCTATGATCCCGGAAATGATATCTATGACCCGCAGGGAGAATGTCCGTATCCACAGGGGTGGGAAGCGGTAGCGCCTTATGTAGCGCATATTCATATCAAGGACGCTGTGATGGGTCCAGAGGGGCCGCAGTGCGTGCGAATTGGCAGCGGACTTGTGGATTATGCAGGCATTTGTCAGGCGTTAACTCGTTGCGGCTATGCCGGGTATCTTTCTTTGGAAACGCACTATCGAAAGGGGCAGGCAATTTCGGAGGAGCTGATGCGCCTTCCGGGAGGAAATGAGTTTTCTGAAGGCGGTTTGGAAGCGGCAGCGGAGAGTATGGAAGCGCTGCAGCATCTGCTGGCGGTTCATAAAATAGAAGTTAAATAA
- the nagA gene encoding N-acetylglucosamine-6-phosphate deacetylase, which yields MIKRMSAQVLGPDFQFHLCTLEIENGIIKALSLSTSQENSCDVVSYDGLKMIPGLIDVHMHGYHGYSCQTSQAEKLTAMGKWLAKEGVTGYAAGIATTSQEKAFSAVRACRLAAQKRNGAELLGIHMEGPFLNPLKKGAMDERYMQLPSVDILKRCLEEAGGLPLLMTLAPEMEGAESFTKYALARGVHLSMGHTAASYEEAMEAIGWGIRRATHTFNAMAPLGHRASGVLGAVLLEDSVQCEMIADFVHLKPEICKLIYRLKGADRVTLISDSCQLAGLRQDELPPDTSIILKEAAYLPDGTLCGSISTVMTGVRNMVTLGIPMEEAIRMASYNPARDLGVEKSVGSIDIGKKANLVVVDDALRVQAVYIEGEQIR from the coding sequence ATGATAAAACGAATGAGCGCACAGGTTTTAGGACCTGATTTTCAGTTTCATCTTTGCACATTAGAGATTGAAAACGGGATCATCAAGGCGCTGTCACTGTCTACGTCACAGGAAAATTCCTGTGACGTAGTGTCTTATGATGGCCTAAAGATGATTCCTGGATTGATTGATGTACATATGCATGGCTATCATGGATATTCCTGTCAGACAAGCCAGGCAGAAAAGTTGACGGCTATGGGAAAATGGCTTGCCAAAGAGGGCGTCACAGGGTACGCTGCCGGCATTGCTACGACGTCTCAGGAAAAGGCGTTTTCTGCCGTCCGTGCTTGCCGCCTGGCGGCTCAAAAAAGGAACGGGGCTGAGCTGCTGGGGATTCATATGGAGGGACCGTTTTTAAATCCTCTTAAAAAGGGAGCTATGGATGAACGCTATATGCAGCTGCCTTCTGTTGATATCTTAAAAAGGTGCTTAGAAGAAGCGGGAGGGCTGCCGCTTCTGATGACGCTGGCACCGGAAATGGAGGGGGCAGAATCTTTCACGAAATATGCCCTTGCAAGAGGCGTCCATTTATCGATGGGACATACCGCCGCAAGCTATGAGGAGGCGATGGAGGCGATTGGATGGGGGATTCGCAGGGCGACGCATACCTTTAATGCAATGGCACCGCTGGGTCATAGGGCGAGCGGCGTTTTGGGCGCTGTGTTGCTGGAGGATAGCGTGCAGTGTGAAATGATTGCCGATTTTGTTCATCTGAAACCAGAGATCTGTAAGCTGATTTACCGGTTGAAGGGAGCTGACCGTGTGACATTGATTAGTGATTCCTGTCAGCTGGCAGGCCTGCGGCAGGATGAGCTTCCGCCGGATACTTCGATTATATTAAAGGAGGCAGCTTACCTACCAGATGGAACGCTTTGCGGCAGTATCAGTACTGTTATGACAGGTGTGCGCAATATGGTGACCCTGGGAATTCCAATGGAAGAGGCAATCCGAATGGCGTCTTATAACCCAGCACGCGATTTAGGCGTAGAAAAGTCGGTTGGCAGTATCGATATCGGGAAGAAAGCTAATTTGGTTGTGGTGGATGATGCATTAAGGGTACAGGCAGTTTATATAGAAGGAGAACAAATTAGATGA
- a CDS encoding Gfo/Idh/MocA family oxidoreductase yields the protein MEKLRIAIIGQGRSGRDIHGAYLQTPKAKERFEVVAIVEQQEDRRKRAAEEFGCPVLERYEDLYYQSENIDLVINSSYSFQHHDITVDLLNHGFNVVCEKPAARNVKEFDDMVATADRMGKFLGIFQQSRFAPYFVKVKEVIDSGVLGELIDVDIQFNGFARRWDWQTLQSYNGGSLRNTGPHPLDQALAILNAYDRMPHVFCKMNRVNTFGDAEDYVKLILTMPDKPLIDLTISSCDAYPSFTYKIHGKNGGLKGSMQHIEWKYFNPDSAPKQELIRHSLSKADGTPAYCTETLSWHEDSWDGDPNGAFDAAVEAYYQMVYEHLLQGAPLMITLDQVRQQVAVYEEAHRQNPMTAIE from the coding sequence ATGGAAAAGCTGCGCATTGCAATTATTGGACAGGGAAGAAGCGGAAGAGATATTCATGGCGCTTATCTGCAGACGCCAAAGGCGAAAGAAAGGTTTGAGGTTGTGGCCATTGTGGAGCAGCAGGAGGACCGAAGGAAGCGGGCGGCAGAGGAGTTTGGCTGTCCGGTGCTGGAAAGATATGAAGATTTATATTATCAGTCGGAAAATATCGATTTGGTCATTAATTCTTCTTATAGTTTTCAGCATCATGATATTACGGTTGATTTGCTTAATCATGGGTTTAACGTGGTGTGCGAAAAGCCTGCGGCACGAAATGTAAAAGAGTTTGACGATATGGTCGCTACTGCAGACAGAATGGGAAAGTTTTTGGGGATTTTTCAGCAGTCCCGGTTTGCGCCATACTTTGTTAAAGTAAAAGAGGTCATTGACAGCGGCGTACTGGGTGAGCTGATTGATGTCGATATTCAATTCAATGGCTTTGCACGGCGCTGGGACTGGCAGACGCTGCAAAGCTATAATGGAGGAAGCCTGCGTAATACGGGGCCGCATCCGCTGGATCAGGCACTGGCTATTTTAAACGCCTATGATCGTATGCCTCATGTATTTTGTAAGATGAATCGTGTCAATACGTTTGGCGATGCAGAGGATTATGTTAAACTGATTCTGACGATGCCGGACAAGCCTTTAATTGATTTGACGATTTCCTCCTGTGATGCATATCCGTCGTTTACCTATAAAATTCATGGTAAAAACGGCGGTTTAAAGGGCAGCATGCAGCATATTGAGTGGAAATATTTTAATCCGGATTCTGCCCCTAAGCAGGAGCTGATCCGGCACTCTCTTTCTAAAGCAGACGGGACGCCTGCCTATTGTACAGAGACCCTTTCTTGGCATGAGGATTCATGGGATGGAGATCCGAACGGCGCCTTTGATGCTGCTGTAGAAGCGTATTATCAGATGGTATATGAGCATTTGCTGCAGGGAGCGCCCCTTATGATTACCTTGGATCAGGTTCGTCAGCAGGTTGCGGTGTATGAAGAGGCGCATCGTCAAAATCCGATGACCGCCATCGAATAG
- a CDS encoding 2,3-bisphosphoglycerate-independent phosphoglycerate mutase has product MNKKVLLVVMDGVGYSKTGLGDAVTAANTPTLDKLLATCPHTRLKAHGSAVGLPSDEDMGNSEVGHNALGCGQIYSQGAKLVNESIESGKIYESQAWKELTANCTAHHSALHFIGLLSDGNVHSNIAHLLTMLEEAKRTGIHKAFVHILLDGRDVPATSALTYVEQLEEKLAELNDEQFHAQIASGGGRMKVTMDRYQADWPMVELGWNTHVHGMGRQFASAKEAIETYRNENEGIIDQDLPPFVIGSDGQPVGKMTDGDSVILFNFRGDRAIELSMAFDDEEFPYFDRGEVPQVLYAGMLQYDGDLNLPKRYLVNPPEIKNTLSELLVKHQIRQYAVSETQKYGHVTYFWNGNKSEKFSEELETFCEIPSDNVSFDQRPWMKSAEITDNLIEALRSGQYDFIRCNFPNGDMVGHTGNMDAVICGMEAVDLALHRLLKVVDECGYTLLVTADHGNADEMLEKNKKGEVQVRTAHSLNPVPFIIYDSNAQYVIQDGEYGLANVAPTVAKIFGLEIPECWEASMI; this is encoded by the coding sequence ATGAACAAAAAAGTTTTATTAGTTGTAATGGATGGCGTAGGATACAGTAAGACGGGCCTTGGAGATGCTGTTACGGCGGCTAATACGCCTACTTTAGACAAGCTGCTGGCTACCTGTCCGCATACGCGTCTTAAAGCACATGGAAGCGCTGTAGGATTACCAAGCGATGAAGATATGGGAAACAGCGAGGTAGGTCATAATGCGCTCGGGTGTGGACAGATTTATTCCCAGGGAGCGAAGCTGGTCAATGAATCGATTGAAAGCGGCAAAATATATGAGTCGCAGGCATGGAAGGAGCTGACTGCAAACTGCACGGCGCATCATTCTGCACTGCATTTTATCGGCCTTTTATCAGATGGAAATGTGCATTCTAATATTGCACACTTGCTTACTATGCTGGAGGAGGCTAAAAGAACGGGAATTCATAAAGCTTTCGTGCATATCCTGTTAGACGGGCGCGATGTACCGGCTACTTCTGCCCTGACATATGTGGAGCAGCTGGAAGAAAAGCTGGCGGAGCTAAATGATGAGCAGTTTCATGCACAGATTGCCAGCGGCGGCGGACGTATGAAGGTGACAATGGATCGTTATCAGGCTGATTGGCCGATGGTAGAGCTTGGCTGGAACACACATGTGCATGGTATGGGACGGCAGTTTGCCAGCGCTAAAGAGGCGATTGAAACCTACCGGAATGAAAATGAAGGCATTATCGATCAGGATCTTCCGCCCTTTGTGATTGGGAGTGATGGTCAGCCTGTTGGAAAGATGACAGATGGAGACAGCGTCATTTTATTTAATTTCCGTGGGGATCGTGCGATTGAGCTGAGCATGGCCTTTGACGATGAGGAATTTCCCTATTTTGACCGCGGCGAGGTTCCGCAGGTGCTTTATGCCGGCATGCTGCAGTATGACGGCGATTTAAATCTGCCTAAGCGGTATCTGGTTAACCCTCCTGAGATTAAAAACACGCTTTCTGAGCTGCTTGTGAAGCATCAGATTCGTCAATATGCTGTGTCGGAGACACAGAAATATGGACATGTTACGTATTTCTGGAATGGAAATAAGAGTGAAAAATTCAGTGAAGAGCTGGAGACCTTCTGTGAAATTCCTTCTGATAATGTATCCTTTGACCAGCGTCCGTGGATGAAGAGCGCAGAAATTACAGATAATCTGATTGAAGCACTTCGTAGCGGCCAATATGATTTTATTCGCTGTAATTTCCCTAATGGTGATATGGTTGGCCATACCGGCAATATGGACGCTGTTATCTGCGGTATGGAGGCTGTAGATTTAGCCCTGCACCGTCTTTTGAAGGTGGTGGATGAATGCGGCTATACTCTTTTGGTAACAGCAGACCATGGCAATGCAGATGAGATGCTGGAGAAAAATAAAAAGGGAGAGGTGCAGGTAAGAACGGCACATTCTTTAAATCCGGTTCCTTTCATCATTTATGATTCCAATGCACAGTATGTCATTCAGGACGGAGAATATGGACTTGCTAATGTGGCACCTACTGTGGCGAAAATATTTGGTCTGGAAATTCCCGAATGCTGGGAAGCCAGTATGATCTGA
- a CDS encoding D-alanyl-D-alanine carboxypeptidase: MKKRRFGIVLLVLLFITGIGVTLYFTWFQRAFPACQPVCAQGASLFLQEEILEVKLSQEVSAKMIEAAQQSSYQDNFQKSFQAEAAYVVDAAGKVLYAKNEHTRLYPASTTKLMTAYLAIQHTEDLDALITVAPLEGCYEEGSLLLYLKEGDQISMRDLLYALLLCSYNDAATAIAMEVGGSLEGFSELMNAKLQEIEANETHFVTPHGLHHEEHYTTAYDLNLILQMAYSLPEIQKIMLEKEAPILILREGESLTYTLKNSSFFVRDLYKIPDMMYIGGKTGYTSKAESCLASVFQYEEAQYYSTIMKSEDASYMTTVLFDYYFSPEALAAFSKTVPLMRDRA; the protein is encoded by the coding sequence ATGAAAAAACGTAGATTCGGCATTGTGCTGCTCGTGCTGTTATTCATAACAGGAATAGGTGTGACGCTGTATTTTACGTGGTTTCAAAGGGCTTTTCCTGCTTGTCAGCCGGTATGCGCACAAGGAGCCTCTCTCTTTTTACAGGAGGAGATCCTAGAAGTAAAACTAAGCCAAGAGGTATCCGCCAAAATGATTGAGGCGGCGCAGCAGAGCAGCTATCAGGATAACTTTCAAAAAAGCTTTCAGGCAGAGGCTGCCTATGTGGTGGATGCAGCAGGCAAAGTGTTATATGCAAAAAATGAGCACACAAGGCTGTATCCAGCATCTACGACTAAGCTGATGACAGCTTATCTGGCGATTCAGCATACAGAGGATTTGGATGCTTTGATTACGGTGGCGCCTCTGGAGGGCTGCTATGAAGAGGGAAGCCTTTTATTATATTTAAAAGAAGGCGATCAGATTTCCATGAGGGATTTGCTGTATGCTTTGCTGCTTTGTTCCTATAATGATGCGGCTACGGCAATTGCGATGGAGGTAGGAGGAAGCCTAGAGGGCTTTTCCGAGCTGATGAATGCTAAGCTGCAGGAGATCGAAGCCAATGAGACTCATTTTGTTACACCGCATGGCCTGCACCATGAGGAGCATTATACAACGGCATATGATTTGAATTTAATTCTGCAGATGGCCTACAGCCTTCCGGAAATTCAGAAAATCATGTTGGAAAAAGAAGCCCCGATCTTGATCTTAAGAGAAGGGGAAAGTCTGACGTATACGTTAAAAAACAGCAGTTTTTTTGTGCGGGATCTATATAAAATTCCCGATATGATGTATATAGGAGGAAAAACAGGCTATACATCTAAGGCAGAGAGCTGTTTGGCCTCAGTTTTTCAGTATGAGGAAGCGCAGTATTACAGCACGATTATGAAATCAGAGGATGCTTCTTATATGACGACCGTTTTGTTTGATTATTATTTTTCGCCGGAGGCGCTGGCAGCTTTTTCCAAAACTGTGCCTCTGATGCGGGATAGAGCATGA
- a CDS encoding PspA/IM30 family protein, with translation MGILARFKNIMASNINALLDKAEDPEKMVDQILRDLQDNLGEVKAETAGIMAEEARAKREYDEASAEVSTLQSYAEKALVAGNEDDARTFLQKKQAKAEEVTALKQAYDLAAANAVKMKQMHQHLTQQIQEMQGRRDAIKAKMAVAKTQQKINEIGSSIKNASGSISEFDRMEAKAERMLDQANAMAELNAAEKEESVEDLMAKYDTPSQSVEDELAALKAKLGK, from the coding sequence ATGGGAATTTTAGCACGGTTTAAAAACATCATGGCTTCTAATATCAATGCTCTTTTAGATAAGGCGGAGGACCCGGAAAAGATGGTCGATCAGATTTTAAGGGATCTGCAGGACAATCTAGGAGAGGTCAAAGCAGAAACAGCCGGCATTATGGCAGAAGAGGCACGCGCAAAGCGCGAATATGACGAGGCGAGCGCAGAGGTCTCTACATTGCAGTCTTATGCAGAAAAGGCTCTTGTAGCAGGAAATGAAGACGATGCCCGTACTTTTTTGCAGAAAAAGCAGGCAAAGGCAGAAGAAGTAACGGCATTAAAGCAGGCCTATGATTTGGCAGCAGCAAACGCTGTCAAAATGAAGCAAATGCATCAGCATTTAACACAGCAGATTCAGGAAATGCAGGGAAGGCGAGATGCCATCAAAGCCAAAATGGCGGTAGCCAAGACGCAGCAAAAGATCAATGAAATTGGCAGCAGTATTAAAAATGCCAGCGGCAGTATTTCTGAATTTGATCGTATGGAGGCGAAAGCTGAACGGATGCTGGATCAGGCGAATGCGATGGCTGAACTAAATGCAGCAGAAAAGGAAGAATCTGTTGAGGATCTGATGGCTAAGTATGATACCCCTTCCCAGAGTGTGGAAGATGAATTAGCAGCGCTTAAAGCAAAGCTAGGCAAATAA
- a CDS encoding 6-phosphofructokinase, with protein MKRRIGILTSGGDCPGLNAAIRGVARASYDLFDAEIIGIADGYKGLIEGDYQEMKPGDFKGILTLGGTILGTSRRPYRNMRVIEEDNIDKVENMKKNYKKMGLDCLVTLGGNGTHKTANLLSEEGLNVIGLPKTIDNDIWATDVTFGFHTAADIGTDVIDRIHTTANSHGRVMVIEIMGNKAGWLTLYAGVAGGADVILLPELPYEPEKVIASVEARTKSQKRNFTIIAVAEGAFSKEEGGLKRKERLKKRQENNYPSVSYQLADMIQKETGLESRVVNPGHYLRGGSPSPYDRILATQFGAYAAHLIADQNYGQTVAMIQGQIGHNALKEVAGKTKFVSPDLPLIQTAKDIGISFGVK; from the coding sequence TTGAAACGGAGAATCGGAATTTTAACAAGCGGAGGCGACTGCCCGGGACTTAATGCGGCCATCCGTGGAGTAGCAAGGGCTTCTTATGATCTGTTTGATGCAGAAATTATTGGAATCGCCGATGGCTATAAAGGGTTGATTGAGGGAGATTACCAAGAAATGAAGCCGGGAGATTTTAAAGGGATCCTTACGCTTGGCGGGACGATTTTAGGGACCTCACGCCGCCCTTATCGCAACATGCGTGTTATCGAAGAGGATAACATCGACAAAGTTGAAAATATGAAAAAGAATTATAAAAAGATGGGGCTTGACTGTTTGGTAACACTTGGGGGAAATGGCACACATAAAACGGCGAATCTTCTTTCGGAAGAGGGGCTGAATGTAATCGGCCTTCCCAAAACGATTGATAACGATATCTGGGCGACGGATGTGACCTTTGGTTTCCATACGGCAGCCGACATTGGTACAGATGTGATTGATCGAATTCACACAACAGCCAACAGCCATGGCCGCGTTATGGTCATTGAAATCATGGGAAATAAAGCAGGGTGGCTGACGCTATATGCCGGCGTAGCCGGAGGCGCTGATGTAATTTTGCTGCCGGAGCTTCCTTATGAACCGGAAAAAGTGATTGCCTCCGTAGAGGCACGCACTAAATCGCAGAAGCGTAATTTTACGATCATTGCTGTGGCAGAAGGAGCTTTTAGCAAAGAAGAAGGCGGATTAAAGCGGAAAGAGCGATTAAAAAAGAGACAGGAAAATAATTATCCATCCGTTTCCTATCAGCTGGCCGATATGATTCAGAAGGAAACCGGATTAGAGTCAAGAGTTGTGAATCCGGGACATTATCTGCGCGGAGGCAGTCCCTCTCCTTATGACAGGATTTTGGCTACACAGTTTGGTGCCTATGCTGCGCATTTAATTGCTGATCAAAATTATGGGCAGACGGTAGCCATGATTCAGGGGCAAATCGGACACAATGCTCTTAAAGAGGTAGCTGGAAAAACTAAATTTGTCTCTCCCGACTTACCTCTCATTCAAACAGCTAAAGATATTGGAATTTCTTTTGGAGTCAAATAG